A single window of Salvia splendens isolate huo1 chromosome 6, SspV2, whole genome shotgun sequence DNA harbors:
- the LOC121807338 gene encoding LOB domain-containing protein 36-like, with translation MSSNSPCAACKCLRRKCTQECVFAPYFPPDNPQKFTNVHKVFGASNVSKLLNELSASQREDAVNSLAYEAEHRLRDPIYGCVGFISLLQQRLSQLHVNLENAKKELASYIGPSGMAPMLSHPGFAQQHALQPYHQLIPQNVPAMMGMQLVLRDQQQQQLLILEQDQHQQQLMIRDQAPPPQQQQQPHLVAQQQYLEVAREQEMMQHHNRSNEFMRFNSEGGGGGAVTATGLNQISSGGGAMQQPSLTLGSSYEASHQQFQHPEQEHEYEQGQLHPLHLLQLQQLQEYIEAQQDNERRMQKGKGKTDPCNGPSC, from the coding sequence ATGTCGTCAAACTCGCCGTGCGCCGCGTGCAAGTGCCTCCGGCGGAAGTGCACGCAGGAGTGCGTGTTCGCGCCGTACTTCCCGCCGGACAATCCGCAGAAGTTCACCAACGTGCACAAGGTGTTCGGCGCCAGCAACGTCTCGAAGCTGCTCAACGAGCTGAGCGCCTCGCAGCGCGAGGACGCGGTCAATTCGCTGGCGTACGAGGCCGAGCACCGCCTCCGCGACCCGATCTATGGCTGCGTCGGCTTCATCTCCCTCCTCCAGCAGCGGCTCAGCCAGCTCCACGTCAATCTGGAGAACGCCAAGAAGGAATTGGCGTCCTACATCGGCCCGTCCGGGATGGCCCCAATGCTGAGCCATCCCGGATTCGCCCAACAGCACGCCCTGCAGCCCTATCATCAGCTCATCCCCCAAAATGTGCCCGCGATGATGGGGATGCAGCTCGTGCTGCGTgaccaacaacaacaacaactcTTAATCCTCGAGCAAGATCAACATCAACAACAACTAATGATACGAGATCAGGCGCCACcaccacaacaacaacaacaaccacATCTGGTGGCGCAGCAGCAGTATCTGGAGGTGGCTCGGGAGCAAGAAATGATGCAACATCATAACCGGAGCAATGAATTTATGAGATTCAACAGCGAGGGGGGAGGAGGAGGGGCAGTGACCGCCACGGGATTAAACCAGATTAGCAGCGGTGGTGGGGCAATGCAGCAGCCGTCGTTGACATTGGGGAGCTCTTACGAAGCAAGCCACCAACAATTTCAGCATCCCGAGCAGGAGCACGAGTACGAGCAAGGGCAGCTGCATCCGCTCCATCTACTGCAGCTCCAGCAGCTGCAGGAGTACATCGAGGCGCAGCAGGACAACGAGCGCCGGATGCAGAAGGGAAAGGGGAAGACCGACCCTTGTAATGGCCCTTCCTGTTAA